The genomic interval TTCAAAAACAAAAACAGGGTGTCAAAGCCAAGTCCCACTTCCTGTGGCGCATGAGAATCATCACCCGCCGTCAAACGGCCTCCATGCTCCAGAATGATTTGCAGGATTCGCTGTTCAGGATAAGGTTCCCCAAAGCCTTTTTTAAAAGCACGGGCATTGACATCAAATAACGCGCCGTAGGCAATGGCATAATGGATATTTCTGCGAATCAGTTTCCAAACAGATTCCGGCATTTCAAAGTCAGGGCGAAACAGTCGAATCAGATCAAAATGTCCAATAATTTCAGGGTGAATTTCCCGGAACATCTGATATTGAGTTTCATAGTAGGCTTTGAACACCTCCGAAGTGCCACCGAGACTCTGCTCCAGAAGTGAAATATCAGACTCCCGATAGTCAATCGGTATCCCTGAAACAAAATGAATGGAGCCCACCAGAAAATCCAGGTGGTATTGTGTTCGCAAGCGGCGGATTTCATCCCAGTTGGAATCGATCACTTCAATTTCCATTCCCACCAGCAGATGGATGCGTGATTGCTGGTTTGCCTGCAGAAATCGGGCTTCTGTCACATAGGACGAAAACATCTCGTGTAGTTTTTCAGAGGTGCGTCCGGCCTGTTGCTCTTCCTCATACAGAAATCCGGATCTGGGCATGTGTTCCGTAAGCCCATAATGCGAAAATCCACGCTCAACCGCTTGCGCAACCAGGTCACTTAGCGTTCCGTGAGCATGATCACAATAGGAACCACTGTGCCCGCCATGAAGAGAAACCAGCATTATTCCTGGAAATTCAAGGTTGAAAAGGCCTGTTCCATTCGTTCCAGTCCGGTATTGAGTTCTTCATCAGAAATATTGAGCGGTGGCAAAAATCGGAGCACATTCTTTCCGGCCTGAAGAATCATCACGCCCTGCTGATGACAGGCGTGATTGATCTCAGGCGCGTGATTGAGGAAACGACCCTTGAGTTCTGCGCCGACAATCAACCCCTGTCCACGAATTTCACTGAACATGTCATATTTTTTATTCATTTCTTGAAGTCTTGCTTTCAGGGTTGCTCCCTGTTTTTCTACATTTTTCAGAGTTTCCCGAGAATTGATCACCTTCAGGGCCGCTCTCGCGACAGCGCACATCACCGGATTTCCGCCAAAAGTGGAACCGTGATCGCCCGGAGAAAATACGCTGGCAAACTGGTTGGTGGTCAACACTGCGCCCAGTGGCAAACCACCACCCAGTGCTTTGGCCAGTGTCATGATGTCTGGAATCACGGTTGTCCATTCATAGGCGAACAGCTTCCCGGTCCGTCCCATGCCGCACTGGATTTCGTCAAAAATCAGCAGTGCCTTGTATTGATCACACAACTGGCGGAGATGCTCAAGAAACTGTAAATCGGAGATATTGATTCCGCCTTCGCCCTGGATGGGTTCAATCAGCACAGCGCAGGTTTTTTCTGAAATCGCCTGATCGACAGCGTTACGGTCATTGAGGTTGCAATACACAAAACCGCCTGTCAACGGAGCGAATCCTTTTTGATATTTAGGCTGG from SAR324 cluster bacterium carries:
- a CDS encoding aspartate aminotransferase family protein translates to MSLETPSSSMTHDLVAKGEKYYLPVYSPQKFILSHGRGSRLWDTDGREYIDMSAGISVNSLGHQHPELVAAFKEQGEKLWHISNLYYSEPAIRLAEELVSLSFAERVFFANSGAEANEAAIKIARKYASAHFAEDKREIITFQGSFHGRTITTVSATAQPKYQKGFAPLTGGFVYCNLNDRNAVDQAISEKTCAVLIEPIQGEGGINISDLQFLEHLRQLCDQYKALLIFDEIQCGMGRTGKLFAYEWTTVIPDIMTLAKALGGGLPLGAVLTTNQFASVFSPGDHGSTFGGNPVMCAVARAALKVINSRETLKNVEKQGATLKARLQEMNKKYDMFSEIRGQGLIVGAELKGRFLNHAPEINHACHQQGVMILQAGKNVLRFLPPLNISDEELNTGLERMEQAFSTLNFQE
- a CDS encoding histidinol-phosphatase is translated as MLVSLHGGHSGSYCDHAHGTLSDLVAQAVERGFSHYGLTEHMPRSGFLYEEEQQAGRTSEKLHEMFSSYVTEARFLQANQQSRIHLLVGMEIEVIDSNWDEIRRLRTQYHLDFLVGSIHFVSGIPIDYRESDISLLEQSLGGTSEVFKAYYETQYQMFREIHPEIIGHFDLIRLFRPDFEMPESVWKLIRRNIHYAIAYGALFDVNARAFKKGFGEPYPEQRILQIILEHGGRLTAGDDSHAPQEVGLGFDTLFLFLKKMGIHSLHGLEKSHNGILTEFKWELP